The following coding sequences lie in one Paracidovorax avenae genomic window:
- a CDS encoding DMT family transporter, producing MHAIAPLLFVVIWSTGFLVGRGVSAHADPFWFLAARFVAVAVLFGAAAWWARVEWPRGPRRIALHLAAGALMNGLYVGPSWWAMSRGLPAGVMALIGALQPLFTALIAVAVLRRRLGPSTWVGLALGFGGVAMVLWPRLSASAGVAALPLPVMLAAAGSILALTVGSMVQKSPLAAGDLRSASAVQNLGSIAVLVLMALCLGEARWDGSPLLWGYLAYSVLVLSIGGATLLIWLMRHGEATRTAALVLAVPPLSALQAWAIFGETLTALQVVGFAVAIAGVALARR from the coding sequence ATGCATGCCATCGCTCCGCTGCTTTTCGTCGTGATCTGGTCCACGGGCTTCCTGGTGGGGCGGGGCGTGTCCGCGCATGCCGATCCGTTCTGGTTCCTGGCCGCGCGTTTCGTGGCCGTGGCCGTGCTGTTCGGCGCCGCGGCCTGGTGGGCGCGTGTCGAATGGCCGCGCGGGCCGCGCCGCATCGCCCTGCATCTCGCCGCGGGGGCACTCATGAACGGTCTCTACGTGGGGCCGAGCTGGTGGGCCATGTCGCGCGGCCTGCCGGCCGGGGTGATGGCGCTCATCGGGGCGCTGCAGCCGCTTTTCACGGCCCTCATCGCGGTGGCCGTGCTGCGCCGCCGGCTGGGGCCGTCCACCTGGGTGGGACTGGCGCTGGGTTTCGGCGGGGTCGCCATGGTGCTGTGGCCGCGGCTGTCGGCCAGCGCCGGTGTGGCCGCGCTCCCGCTGCCTGTGATGCTGGCTGCGGCGGGCAGCATCCTCGCGCTCACCGTGGGGTCCATGGTGCAGAAGTCGCCCCTGGCCGCCGGCGATCTGCGCAGTGCCAGCGCGGTGCAGAACCTGGGTTCCATCGCGGTGCTGGTGCTGATGGCGCTGTGCCTGGGCGAGGCGCGCTGGGATGGCTCGCCGCTGCTCTGGGGCTATCTCGCCTATTCGGTGCTGGTGCTGTCGATCGGCGGTGCCACGCTGCTGATCTGGCTGATGCGCCATGGCGAGGCCACGCGCACGGCGGCGCTGGTGCTCGCGGTGCCGCCACTCTCGGCCCTGCAGGCGTGGGCCATCTTCGGCGAGACGCTCACGGCCCTGCAGGTGGTGGGATTCGCCGTGGCCATCGCGGGCGTGGCGCTGGCGCGGCGGTAG
- the pbpC gene encoding penicillin-binding protein 1C, whose translation MPSLAFLRHRARRSGTEALTVLPLCLALWAPLSATALPAYAEVRADYRSSETLVLSREGEVVQRLRTDATVRRGQWTGLDDISPALREALVLSEDRRFYEHSGVDWRAVSAAAWGNLWNQRTRGASTLTMQLAGLLDGDWRQGPGGRSVAQKLGQTVAAQVLERRWRKDQILEAYLNLVPFRGELVGIDALSRTLFGKAPHGLDDREAAVAAALVRAPNARPALVAQRACGVLRAMAAPPAGGGGSAGPAADCDALDLFTTAALQRRDYAASEGLAPHFARQLLARMPGPAPASVVSSLSAPLQRVAVQSLHQHLRELHGRNVEDGAVVVLDNATGEVLAWVGSSGMLSQAGEVDGVLAARQPGSTLKPFLYAQAIAQRRITAASLIEDSPAYIPTASGLYIPQNYDRQFKGWVSVRTALAASLNVPAVRTIAMVTPDAFFRQLLALGLPLRETGDYYGYSLALGSAEMPLLHLANAYRALANGGRTGPVVFRPAPAAARRTVARQAPAAAAEAPPAVDPRAAFIVGDILSDGNARARTFGTDSVLATRFWSAVKTGTSKDMRDNWALGWSQRYTVGVWVGNAGGAPMHDVSGTSGAAPVWAEIMGWLHGRGVRSRPPEPPPGLVRAAVRFGPEPGGTRLLESARQEWFLAGTQQPLFAVDAGPGTVRRGRGAPEPAAGEGGVPDGLQAPQPRIVSPAPGTIVALDPDIPPAHQRLQFAAAGGGVPGNLRWRIDGQVQGRGAEWAWLPWPGRHRVELVDAGGQVVDEIRIEVRGAGVVKGPRR comes from the coding sequence ATGCCTTCCCTCGCCTTCCTGCGCCACCGGGCGCGCCGTTCCGGCACTGAAGCACTGACTGTCCTGCCGCTGTGCCTCGCGCTCTGGGCGCCGCTGTCCGCGACAGCCTTGCCGGCCTACGCCGAGGTGCGCGCGGACTACCGTTCGTCCGAAACCCTGGTGCTCTCGCGCGAAGGGGAGGTGGTGCAGCGGCTGCGGACCGATGCCACCGTGCGGCGCGGCCAGTGGACGGGGCTGGACGACATATCGCCCGCGCTGCGGGAGGCGCTGGTGCTCAGCGAGGACCGGCGTTTCTACGAGCACAGCGGCGTGGACTGGCGTGCCGTCTCTGCCGCCGCCTGGGGCAATCTCTGGAACCAGCGCACGCGCGGCGCTTCCACCCTGACCATGCAGCTCGCCGGCCTGCTGGACGGCGACTGGCGCCAGGGGCCCGGCGGCCGGTCGGTGGCCCAGAAGCTCGGGCAGACCGTGGCCGCGCAGGTGCTGGAACGGCGCTGGCGCAAGGACCAGATCCTGGAGGCCTACCTCAACCTTGTGCCGTTCCGGGGCGAACTGGTGGGCATCGACGCACTGTCCCGCACGCTGTTCGGCAAGGCGCCGCATGGGCTGGACGACCGCGAAGCGGCGGTCGCCGCGGCGCTGGTGCGGGCACCGAACGCCCGGCCCGCCCTCGTGGCGCAGCGTGCCTGCGGCGTGCTGCGCGCCATGGCCGCGCCCCCTGCGGGTGGCGGTGGGTCTGCTGGTCCGGCCGCCGACTGCGATGCGCTGGACCTGTTCACCACGGCCGCACTGCAGCGCCGGGACTACGCGGCCAGCGAAGGCCTGGCGCCGCATTTCGCGCGCCAGCTGCTCGCCCGCATGCCGGGGCCTGCCCCGGCGTCCGTGGTGTCCAGCCTCAGCGCGCCGCTGCAGCGCGTGGCCGTGCAGTCGCTGCACCAGCACCTGCGCGAACTGCACGGCCGCAACGTGGAGGATGGGGCCGTGGTCGTGCTCGACAACGCCACTGGCGAGGTGCTGGCCTGGGTGGGATCGTCCGGCATGCTGAGCCAGGCGGGCGAAGTGGACGGGGTGCTGGCCGCGCGCCAGCCGGGGTCCACGCTCAAGCCGTTCCTCTACGCCCAGGCGATCGCGCAGCGCCGCATCACCGCCGCGTCGCTGATCGAGGATTCGCCCGCCTACATACCCACCGCCTCGGGGCTCTACATACCGCAGAACTACGACCGGCAGTTCAAGGGCTGGGTGTCCGTGCGCACTGCCCTGGCGGCCTCGCTCAACGTGCCGGCGGTGCGGACCATCGCCATGGTCACCCCGGATGCGTTCTTCCGCCAGTTGCTGGCGCTGGGCCTGCCGCTGCGGGAGACGGGCGACTATTACGGCTACAGCCTCGCGCTGGGCAGCGCCGAAATGCCGCTTCTCCACCTGGCCAATGCCTACCGCGCGCTCGCCAACGGCGGGCGGACCGGTCCCGTCGTGTTCCGTCCTGCTCCTGCCGCCGCCCGGCGCACGGTCGCTCGGCAGGCCCCGGCCGCAGCGGCGGAAGCACCGCCTGCGGTCGATCCGCGCGCGGCCTTCATCGTGGGCGACATCCTCTCGGACGGCAATGCGCGCGCGCGCACCTTCGGCACCGACAGCGTGCTGGCCACGCGGTTCTGGAGCGCGGTGAAGACCGGCACCAGCAAGGACATGCGCGACAACTGGGCGCTGGGCTGGTCGCAGCGCTACACCGTGGGCGTGTGGGTGGGCAATGCGGGCGGCGCGCCCATGCACGACGTGAGCGGCACCAGCGGCGCGGCGCCCGTGTGGGCCGAGATCATGGGCTGGCTGCACGGACGGGGCGTGCGCAGCCGCCCGCCCGAGCCACCGCCCGGGCTGGTCCGCGCCGCCGTGCGCTTCGGCCCGGAACCGGGCGGCACGCGCTTGCTGGAAAGCGCGCGCCAGGAATGGTTCCTCGCCGGCACGCAGCAGCCGCTCTTCGCCGTGGATGCAGGCCCCGGTACCGTCCGGCGGGGGCGCGGAGCGCCGGAGCCGGCGGCGGGCGAGGGCGGCGTGCCGGACGGCCTGCAGGCCCCGCAGCCGCGCATCGTGTCGCCCGCCCCGGGCACCATCGTGGCGCTGGATCCCGACATCCCTCCCGCCCATCAGCGCCTGCAGTTCGCGGCGGCGGGCGGCGGCGTGCCGGGAAATCTGCGCTGGCGCATCGATGGCCAGGTACAGGGCCGGGGGGCGGAATGGGCCTGGTTGCCCTGGCCCGGACGCCACCGGGTGGAGCTGGTGGATGCCGGAGGGCAGGTGGTGGACGAGATCCGCATCGAGGTGCGCGGAGCGGGCGTGGTGAAAGGGCCCCGCCGCTGA
- a CDS encoding methyl-accepting chemotaxis protein: protein MNISHWPLGRRLALAFGGVIAIFLVVIGVAIQSQNHIKAATSMNIHTYKVLEEAQRMLLGVVNMETGARGYLLSGSTAFLGPWNQGRETFDSAWQSLRTLTADNPEQQKRLDVLRARQVDFAAVMQSLQDMRRDVDAGKIPMEAFVSEFGKARDKAAMDGFRNMQAEFSKAERDLLDVRQAEAEDARATALAVEVGGTTLAVVVAVLLGLWVTRSITRPIARAVDVARAVAAGDLTRRIEIHARDEVGLLLESLRDMNTALATVVSRVRQGSESVASASMQIAQGNSDLSSRTESQASALEETAASMEELGSTVAQNADNARQANQLAQAASGVAEQGGTVVSQVVDTMKGISESSRRISDIINVIDGIAFQTNILALNAAVEAARAGEQGRGFAVVAGEVRSLAQRSAGAAKEIKELITASVERVESGAQLADRAGSTMTEVVGSIRRVTDIMGEISAASSEQSAGVAQVGEAVTQMDQTTQQNAALVEEMAAAASSLRSQAQDLVQAVSVFRLASDAPQAAVAVAPSVAAAPAVPVAAAARPAMPARKPSPAKVRAPARTPALRPAAATAGLMAAPAMAVQGAPGDWESF from the coding sequence ATGAACATTTCCCACTGGCCCCTGGGCCGACGGCTCGCGCTGGCATTCGGCGGCGTCATCGCGATTTTCCTGGTGGTGATCGGCGTGGCCATCCAGAGCCAGAACCACATCAAGGCCGCCACCAGCATGAACATCCACACCTACAAGGTGCTGGAGGAGGCCCAGCGGATGCTGCTGGGCGTGGTCAACATGGAGACCGGCGCCCGCGGTTACCTGCTGTCGGGCAGCACGGCCTTCCTCGGCCCGTGGAACCAGGGACGCGAGACTTTCGACTCCGCCTGGCAATCGCTGCGCACGCTCACCGCGGACAACCCGGAGCAGCAGAAACGGCTCGACGTGCTGCGTGCCCGCCAGGTGGACTTCGCCGCCGTGATGCAGTCGCTGCAGGACATGCGCCGCGATGTGGATGCCGGCAAGATCCCGATGGAGGCCTTCGTCAGCGAGTTCGGCAAGGCACGCGACAAAGCCGCGATGGACGGCTTCCGGAACATGCAGGCCGAGTTCTCCAAGGCCGAACGCGACCTGCTCGATGTACGCCAGGCCGAGGCGGAAGACGCCCGTGCCACGGCCCTGGCGGTGGAGGTCGGCGGGACCACGCTGGCCGTGGTGGTGGCCGTGCTGCTCGGCCTGTGGGTGACCCGCTCCATCACCCGTCCCATCGCCCGGGCGGTGGATGTGGCCCGGGCGGTGGCTGCGGGCGACCTGACCCGGCGCATCGAGATCCATGCCCGCGACGAAGTCGGCCTGCTGCTGGAAAGCCTGCGCGACATGAACACGGCGCTCGCCACCGTCGTGTCCCGCGTGCGCCAGGGCAGCGAATCGGTCGCCTCGGCCAGCATGCAGATCGCGCAGGGCAATTCCGACCTCTCGTCCCGCACGGAAAGCCAGGCCAGCGCGTTGGAGGAAACCGCCGCCTCCATGGAGGAACTGGGCTCCACGGTGGCGCAGAACGCGGACAACGCACGCCAGGCCAACCAGCTGGCCCAGGCCGCGAGCGGCGTGGCGGAGCAGGGCGGCACGGTGGTGTCGCAGGTGGTGGACACCATGAAGGGCATCTCGGAAAGCTCGCGGCGCATCTCCGACATCATCAACGTCATCGACGGCATCGCCTTCCAGACCAACATCCTGGCCCTGAATGCCGCCGTGGAAGCCGCGCGTGCCGGCGAGCAGGGCCGTGGTTTCGCCGTGGTGGCGGGCGAGGTGCGCAGCCTGGCGCAGCGCAGCGCCGGCGCGGCGAAGGAAATCAAGGAACTCATCACCGCCAGCGTCGAGCGGGTGGAAAGCGGCGCGCAACTGGCCGACCGGGCCGGCAGCACCATGACCGAGGTGGTGGGCAGCATCCGCCGCGTGACCGACATCATGGGCGAGATCAGCGCGGCGAGCAGCGAGCAGAGCGCAGGCGTCGCACAGGTGGGCGAGGCCGTCACCCAGATGGACCAGACCACGCAGCAGAACGCTGCACTGGTCGAGGAGATGGCCGCCGCCGCCTCCAGCCTGCGTTCCCAGGCGCAGGACCTCGTGCAGGCCGTCAGCGTGTTCCGGCTGGCATCGGATGCCCCGCAGGCGGCGGTGGCCGTGGCACCTTCCGTGGCGGCGGCGCCCGCGGTGCCTGTCGCGGCGGCGGCCCGCCCCGCCATGCCTGCCCGCAAGCCGTCTCCGGCGAAGGTGCGCGCGCCCGCCCGCACGCCCGCGTTGCGACCCGCAGCCGCCACGGCAGGCCTCATGGCGGCCCCCGCCATGGCAGTCCAGGGCGCGCCAGGCGACTGGGAGTCGTTCTGA
- a CDS encoding nuclear transport factor 2 family protein has protein sequence MTVKLLLSRAALACAAAVCLSAHAQVPVAEEPNHDKLLWSHNPILAHNKRLVYDFWREVFESGQVELADRYMKEDYIQHNPLVATGREPFKQFLAQVTPRSPIQPRVKAPLVRILAEGDMVTLVFARSLPDPQNAGQTYTTTWFDMFRIQDGQIAEHWDAATKN, from the coding sequence ATGACCGTGAAACTGCTGCTCTCCCGCGCCGCGCTGGCCTGCGCGGCCGCCGTGTGCCTTTCCGCCCACGCCCAGGTACCCGTGGCGGAAGAACCGAACCACGACAAGCTGCTGTGGTCCCATAACCCGATCCTCGCGCACAACAAGCGGCTGGTGTACGACTTCTGGCGGGAAGTGTTCGAGTCCGGCCAGGTGGAGCTGGCCGACCGCTACATGAAGGAGGACTACATCCAGCACAACCCGCTGGTGGCCACGGGCCGCGAGCCCTTCAAGCAATTCCTGGCGCAGGTCACGCCGCGCTCGCCCATCCAGCCCCGGGTGAAGGCTCCGCTGGTGCGCATCCTCGCCGAGGGCGACATGGTCACCCTGGTCTTCGCCCGCAGCCTGCCCGATCCCCAGAACGCGGGGCAGACCTATACGACCACATGGTTCGACATGTTCCGCATCCAGGACGGACAGATCGCCGAACACTGGGACGCGGCCACGAAGAACTGA
- a CDS encoding DUF3079 domain-containing protein, producing MARKFPEHPARPERICWGCDRYCPAEALACGNGSERTPHPAELFGEDWLAWSPAGVPPDGDATPDPGQAPVRSPETHE from the coding sequence ATGGCCCGGAAATTTCCCGAACATCCCGCCCGCCCGGAACGCATCTGCTGGGGCTGCGATCGCTACTGCCCGGCCGAGGCGCTGGCGTGCGGCAACGGCTCGGAGCGCACGCCGCACCCTGCGGAGCTGTTCGGCGAAGACTGGCTCGCATGGTCGCCTGCGGGCGTGCCGCCGGACGGCGATGCCACGCCGGACCCGGGCCAGGCACCGGTGCGATCGCCAGAGACTCACGAATAG